The genomic segment CGCATTCCGCGTCGAAGCGGGCGCGCGATGGGGGCGCCCAGCCGCGTTCCCGGCCGATGGTGTCGAGCATGCGGGCGTACCCCGGATAGAAGGCGTCGCGCGCAGCCTGCGCCGTGGGCGCCACGAAGCCGAAGGCATGCACGCCCACGCGCAGGGTCTGTGCCGGGTGGCCGGCGGCGGCGCCGGCCTGGCGGTACAGGTCGACCAGCGGCCGGAAGCGCCGGAAGTCCCCGCCGATGATGGCGACCATCAGCGGCAGTCCGAGGGTGCCGGCCCGCGCGAAGGAGGCGGGTGTGCCGCCCACGCCGATCCAGATGGGCAGCTGCGCCTGCTGCGGGCGGGGGTACACGCCCTGGCCGGTGAGCGGCGCGCGGAAGGTGCCCTGCCAGTGCACGTGCGTGTCGGCCCGCAGTTTCAGCAGCAGGTCGAGTTTCTCGGCGAACAGGACGTCGTAGTGGTGAAGGTCGAGGCCGAACAGGGGGTAGGCTTCCGCGAAGGAGCCGCGGCCGACAATCATTTCCGCGCGGCCCCGCGAGAGAAGGTCGAGGGTGGCGTACTGCTGAAAGACGCGGACGGGATCGTCGGCCGACAGGACCGTGACGGCGCTGTTCAGGCGGATGCGGGTGGTGCGTGCGGCGGCGGCCGCCAGGATGACGGCCGGGGCGGCGTCGAGATATTCGCGCCGGTGGTGCTCACCGATGCCGAACGTGTCGAGACCGGCGGCGTCGGCGCGTTCGATTTCCTCGATGAGGTGGTTGAGGCGGTCGGCGCCGGAGAGGGTCTGGCCGGTGGTGGGGTCGGTGACGGTGGCGGCGAAGCTGTCGATGCCGATGTCCATGGGATCTCCTGCGGGTGTACTGGCGGCAGGATTCTCCTGCCTGACCTTGACTGGATTTCACTTTAGCACTAAAGTGAACAGGGGAGGCAACCGCCCCCTCCGCGCCCGCCCGGCCTCACCCTGCCCGCTTTGCACACCAGGCGCAGCGCTCACCCGGACTGTTCACCCGCGCCGGGAACCGCGTGAAAGTGGCCCTCACCGCCCGCCCCCTGAGGCCGACATGATGCCCGACGCCCCTACTGCACTGCCCCGCCTGGCCCCGCCCGGCGTCGTTCTGAACACCGACGTTCTCATCATCGGCGCCGGCCAGGCCGGCCTGTCGGCGGCCTACCACCTCCAGCAGCTCGGCCTGCACGCGCAGGAGCAGTTCGTTGTGCTCGACGCCGCCGCCGCACCGGGCGGCGCGTGGCAGCACCGCTGGCCGGGCCTGACGCTCAGCACGGTCAACCGCCTTCACGACCTGCCGTTCGCGCGCACCCTCGGCCGAGGCGAAACCACCGCGCAGGCCAGGGTCGCCGTACCCCGCTACTTCGCGGCGTACGAGGAGACCTTCGCCCTGCCGGTCATCCGGCCCGTACGGGTCCGGCGGGTCAGCGACCGCGGCCCACGCCTGCACATCGAAACAGACCGCGGCAACTACGCGGCGCGGGGGCTCATCAACGCCACAGGCACCTGGGAAGCGCCGTTCATTCCTGAGGTGCCCGGCGCCGGGCGCTTCAGCGGCGAGCAACTACACACCCGCGATTACCGTGCCGCCACTGACTTCGCCGGCCGGCACGTCCTCATCGTGGGCGGCGGCATTTCCGCCCTGCAGCTGCTGGACGAGGTCTCACAGGTGACCACCACCTGGGTCACCCGCCGCCCGCCGCTGTTCCACGCGGGCGCGTTCGATGAGGCCGCCGGACGCGCCGCCGTGGCGCTCGTGGAGGACCGGGTGCGGCGCGGGCTGCCCCCGCAGTCGGTGGTGTCCGTCACCGGACTTCCCGTGACGCCCGCGACCGAGGCGATGCGCGCCAGGGGCGTCCTGACCCCCCAGCCGATGTTCAGCGAAATCACCCCGCACGGCGTGCGCTGGCCCGGCGGCGGCGCGCTGCGCGCCGACGTGATTCTGTGGTGCACCGGCTTCCGCAGCGCGCTGGACCACCTCGCGCCGCTGAACCTGCGCGGCCCCGCAGGCGGCGTCCACATGACCGGCCGGCTCGCGACCCAGGTGGCGCGGGACCCGCGCGTTCACCTCGTCGGGTACGGCCCGTCGGCATCGACCATCGGCGCCAACCGGGCCGGCCGCGCCGCTGCCACCGAACTCCTGGCCGTCCTGAACCGCTCCACCGCCTGAGCGCGCCAGGACCACCGGCGTCCTGGCCGGGCTACAGCACCTCGACCGGGTACGCGCGGATGACCAGGGCGTCCTGCCGGAAGGCCCGCCGCAGTGACTCGCGGTACGAGGCCCACCAGGCGCGGTCGAGGTGCCCGGCCATGACCTCGTACACGAGGACGTCGTCCCGCACGGTGTCCCCGCCATCCTTCCAGAGCCCCGCGGCCGGCGCGCGCACGTAGGCGGTCAGGCCACCGAACTCGTCGGTGAGGCGGCGCTTCACCTCGGCTAACAGGGCAGGGGCGAAGGGCTGGCCGTCATTGTCGTACTGGGGCAGCAGCAACTGAATCACCGAGAATAGGGGTTGACTCAAGGCGGGAGCAGCGCGAAAGAGATTGTTGCGGCCTGGCCACGCGTCACCTGACGACCGACAGGGTCTGTGATGTTTCTGCTGAAACGAACGGGCTGTTCTCGATGGCTTACCCTACACTTTCCATGATGCTTGTTGTTTTTTCAGGCTTACCAGGAACGGGAAAGAGTACCCTCGCCCGGCTGATCGCCCACCGGCTCCAGGCGGCCTACTTCCGCGTTGATAGTGTGGAAGCAGCCCTCCTTCACGCTGGTATGCCAAAGGTAACGGTCGAAGGGTATGCGGCCATCTATGCCATGGCGGCGGACAATCTCGCAACAGGATTACCGGTGATCGCCGACTGCGTGAATCCGCTAACTGAAACCAGAAGGGCATGGTCGGACATTGCGGTGCAAGCAGGCGTTCAACTGCTGAATGTCGAAGTCATCTGCTCGGATCTGGCCGAACACGAGCGGCGCGTCACTGCACGGTATCAAGATGGGTCTGCTCACCATGCATCATGGTCTCCGCCAACCTGGGATCAAGTGGAAGCAGGCAGGGCTCACTATCAGTCGTGGAACCAGGATCGTCTGGTGTGCGATACAGCCGCACGCACACCAGATGACGCTGCCGAGGAAGTGTGGATGTCCATCCAGCACACACGAGCCTCAGGGTGACGCGTGAAGGAATGGAGTCGCCCAGAACCGCCCCTCTTCCTGCCCCCCTCAGATTTGATAGCCACAACCCAGCCTGCTTTCAGGGGGCCATGAAATGGGGTGTACACCTGAGCGCTCCGGCACTGATGTCGGTGAATTTGAGGTTATGCGCCAGGACGCCCAGTGCCACCTTGAGCCGCAGGCTGAGATACGTCGTGACCTGACCCCATCGCAGTCCAGCACCCACCAGCACGGAGAACGCGGACTCCACGCACTTCCTCGCGGCTCCGTATTCGGCTCTCCAGCGCGAATCGACCCTTCTGGCATTCGCTTTCGGTGGGGTCAGGCATGTTGCCGACTGATACCCCTTATCCCCAATCTGCTGTGGCCCTCCATTAGAGGGCCAATCTTTGTTCATCTCGCACAGCACGGTGAAGTCGTGCTGATTGGCTGGACGGATCTCGTACTTCGCGATCTTCCCGTTCAGGGTGCACCAGGCATCCAGCTTGAAGCCGTAGACTGGCCCAGCGGTGCTGAACCCGTGACGGGCACCACAGAATTTGCACCGGGGCGCACGTTTGAACGTCGAGACAGGCAGGGTTTCCGAATCGACCGCGACAAAGTCCAAGCACTGGACTTCAGTTGCGAGTTGCTCGACGACGGGGGTCAACCGGGCGAGCCGAACACGGGCCTGGGACTCAGAGGGGAAGCCTGGAAAGTGATTGAGTTTGAGAAATCGCCACCAGCGGCTGAAATATGGAACCTTGTGCAGCTTATGAAGCAGGGCGACTGCCAGCAGGCCGGCATCGGAGATCTTCTCGTGGGAATGGATAAGCTTCGGCGGTATGTGCGGCTGAATCGAGCGGCTTAGCAGGGTGACGGCAACACCCAGCGGCAGTAACGTGAGATCGGGATGGCTCATAAGTACCGTCCCCTTCGCATTTTTTACCCTACAGGTCAACCCCTATTCGCGGTGAATCATGTGCATGGTGCGGGCACTGTAACCGTCGCCCGCCTGCCCTTACACCTGCGGGCGTCAAGCAGGGTCCTGGCCGCGCCGCCGGGCGTGCCTGTCACGGCGCTCAGCGCAGGGGCCGGCGCACGTACGCGTTGTTCAGGGCGGGCGGCAGGCCCTGCGCGAGCTCCGCCTGAATGAAGCGCAGCAGTTCACCGGTCAGCACCTCGAGGCCGAGATCGGCCCAGACCTGCGTCAGAAACGGCAACTCCACGGCGAAGACTTCGCCGCTGTCCGGGTGCACCTGCTTGAGCGTCACGATGAAGGTGTCCCGGCGGTCCTCCGGCCGGCCCTCCACGAACACCAGGACCGCCTGAGGCAGGCGCGGCTGGAGGCCCTGCTGGAGCAGACTCAGGGTGTGGTACGCGGTCGTGGTCATGCCTGCACCATACCGGGCGTGGCCTACACAATCGTCACGGGCGTGGTGACCTGGCGGTTCCTGAAGGGTGAGGCGGCGCCTGGTGGGCGCCGCCGCCTGCACGCTGTGCTGCGGGACAAGTGCTGGCCGGGACGCCGGATGCGGTGCCTGGCTGTGGCATTCCGCAGCCTTTTGGCGCACAGGACCGCCGAACAGCTTGAGGGCTGGTTCGAGCGAGCCGCAGGGCGCGGCTTGCCTGACCTTCAGACGCTGGTGATCCGCCTCCCCGGTAGCGCAGAGCGCTCCTGGCCGCGGTCCCCCGGCCGCGGAGCACTGGACCGCAGAGCACTGGGCCACAGAGCACTGGGCCGGCGGAAGGCACCGTGAACAGGTTCAAGCGGATCAAACGCCAGAGCTCTGGGCGTGGACTGTGCGGAACAGGGCCCCAGCGCGTCTTTCCCGCCG from the Deinococcus taeanensis genome contains:
- a CDS encoding AAA family ATPase; amino-acid sequence: MMLVVFSGLPGTGKSTLARLIAHRLQAAYFRVDSVEAALLHAGMPKVTVEGYAAIYAMAADNLATGLPVIADCVNPLTETRRAWSDIAVQAGVQLLNVEVICSDLAEHERRVTARYQDGSAHHASWSPPTWDQVEAGRAHYQSWNQDRLVCDTAARTPDDAAEEVWMSIQHTRASG
- a CDS encoding NAD(P)-binding domain-containing protein, with translation MPDAPTALPRLAPPGVVLNTDVLIIGAGQAGLSAAYHLQQLGLHAQEQFVVLDAAAAPGGAWQHRWPGLTLSTVNRLHDLPFARTLGRGETTAQARVAVPRYFAAYEETFALPVIRPVRVRRVSDRGPRLHIETDRGNYAARGLINATGTWEAPFIPEVPGAGRFSGEQLHTRDYRAATDFAGRHVLIVGGGISALQLLDEVSQVTTTWVTRRPPLFHAGAFDEAAGRAAVALVEDRVRRGLPPQSVVSVTGLPVTPATEAMRARGVLTPQPMFSEITPHGVRWPGGGALRADVILWCTGFRSALDHLAPLNLRGPAGGVHMTGRLATQVARDPRVHLVGYGPSASTIGANRAGRAAATELLAVLNRSTA
- a CDS encoding IS982 family transposase, whose protein sequence is MSHPDLTLLPLGVAVTLLSRSIQPHIPPKLIHSHEKISDAGLLAVALLHKLHKVPYFSRWWRFLKLNHFPGFPSESQARVRLARLTPVVEQLATEVQCLDFVAVDSETLPVSTFKRAPRCKFCGARHGFSTAGPVYGFKLDAWCTLNGKIAKYEIRPANQHDFTVLCEMNKDWPSNGGPQQIGDKGYQSATCLTPPKANARRVDSRWRAEYGAARKCVESAFSVLVGAGLRWGQVTTYLSLRLKVALGVLAHNLKFTDISAGALRCTPHFMAP
- a CDS encoding Atu2307/SP_0267 family LLM class monooxygenase encodes the protein MDIGIDSFAATVTDPTTGQTLSGADRLNHLIEEIERADAAGLDTFGIGEHHRREYLDAAPAVILAAAAARTTRIRLNSAVTVLSADDPVRVFQQYATLDLLSRGRAEMIVGRGSFAEAYPLFGLDLHHYDVLFAEKLDLLLKLRADTHVHWQGTFRAPLTGQGVYPRPQQAQLPIWIGVGGTPASFARAGTLGLPLMVAIIGGDFRRFRPLVDLYRQAGAAAGHPAQTLRVGVHAFGFVAPTAQAARDAFYPGYARMLDTIGRERGWAPPSRARFDAECGPAGAYLIGGVQDVADKVLHLNAVLGGVDRLTFQMTNVLMPHGRMLRAIDLLGQEVAPLVRARLAQNHAAGVQPPFA